From Maylandia zebra isolate NMK-2024a linkage group LG11, Mzebra_GT3a, whole genome shotgun sequence, one genomic window encodes:
- the irgq2 gene encoding immunity-related GTPase family, q2: MADVFRGLNLLETLKESIESNRLSDVKDAVEDLLISRINLGVVGDRGEEKASFMNSLRGLGAGDDGAAPSPASVPPDGLAGYPDPKHPDFRLWDLPPVPDISPFEPEGYMDRYKFLRYNAVFMTSTQTVQPNSVDVFLEALSLQRQTVYFILLASVKDSEKILEEKKKASLEVLKSKGMAQPKVYLVAPATLERFDFPTLLADMSNDLPEIKAHALVLALPTLTSALVTQKKEAFKALVWAAASLSGGVSAIPVPLVASMVDSSIGVRILTKARLSLCLDNESVERLARQRGMEPTKLKELRNCVLSVEVSKGEVKRRLAAAEKDLATVSSKLLEMAMPRNARSVSRSFAAMLQALNSAIDEMAADAQNILAAAHAKGK; encoded by the coding sequence ATGGCTGATGTCTTCAGAGGCCTAAACCTCCTTGAAACCCTTAAGGAATCTATTGAGAGCAATAGGTTATCAGATGTTAAGGATGCAGTGGAAGACCTCCTTATCAGCAGGATCAATTTGGGTGTGGTGGGGGACCGTGGGGAAGAAAAAGCCTCCTTCATGAACTCCCTCCGTGGTCTTGGGGCTGGCGATGATGGAGCAGCTCCTTCTCCAGCCTCTGTTCCTCCAGATGGTTTAGCAGGCTACCCTGACCCCAAACACCCTGACTTTCGCCTGTGGGACCTGCCACCTGTTCCAGACATATCTCCATTTGAACCAGAGGGATACATGGATAGATACAAGTTCCTCCGCTACAATGCAGTCTTTATGACATCCACACAGACAGTCCAACCCAACAGTGTAGATGTTTTCTTGGAGGCCCTTTCCCTGCAGCGACAAACTGTGTATTTCATTCTCTTAGCTTCAGTTAAAGATTCAGAAAAGAtcctggaagaaaaaaagaaagccagTCTGGAAGTGCTGAAATCAAAGGGTATGGCACAGCCTAAAGTCTACCTGGTTGCACCAGCCACCCTGGAGAGGTTTGACTTCCCTACTCTGTTAGCAGATATGAGTAATGATCTTCCAGAGATCAAGGCACACGCCCTTGTCTTAGCTCTTCCAACACTCACCTCAGCTCTGGTCACTCAAAAAAAGGAAGCATTTAAAGCACTAGTATGGGCAGCTGCCTCACTGTCAGGTGGGGTATCCGCAATTCCTGTTCCCCTTGTTGCATCTATGGTGGATTCAAGTATAGGAGTGCGAATCTTGACCAAAGCACGGTTATCTCTTTGCCTGGATAATGAGTCCGTGGAGCGATTAGCCCGACAGAGAGGCATGGAACCTACAAAACTCAAAGAGTTACGAAACTGTGTGTTGTCAGTAGAGGTTAGCAAGGGTGAAGTGAAAAGGAGGTTGGCGGCAGCAGAGAAGGACTTGGCCACTGTTTCGTCGAAGCTGCTGGAGATGGCGATGCCTAGAAATGCCCGTTCGGTCAGCCGCTCCTTTGCTGCTATGCTGCAGGCTTTAAACAGTGCTATTGATGAGATGGCAGCTGATGCTCAAAACATACTAGCGGCTGCTCATGCAAAGGGGAAATga